The following are encoded together in the Magnetospirillum gryphiswaldense MSR-1 v2 genome:
- the acs gene encoding acetate--CoA ligase yields MTELFPVPAEFAKQALIDEKTYQEWYARSVNDPDGFWGEHGKRLDWIKPYTKVKEVSYTGDVSINWFADGTLNVAANCLDRHLAKRGDQTAIIWEGDDPNDSKHVTYRELHEQVCRLSNVMTDLGVKKGDRVTIYLPMIVEAAVAMLACARVGAIHSIVFGGFSPDALAGRIQDCDSSLVITADEGLRGGRKVPLKANVDKALETCWSVKNVLVVKRTGGNIHMVTGRDHWYEELTAKAGATHTAVEMNAEDPLFILYTSGSTGKPKGVLHTTGGYLCYASMTHQYVFDYHEGDVYWCTADVGWVTGHSYIVYGPLANGAITLMFEGIPTYPDASRFWQVVDKHKVNIFYTAPTAIRSLMREGEEMVKKTSRSSLRLLGSVGEPINPEAWLWYHRVVGDNRCPIVDTWWQTETGGILITPLPGATALKPGSATRPFFGVKPVMVDAEGKVLEGAVEGNLCLAEPGWPGQMRTIFGDHKRFGETYFSTYPGYYFTGDGARRDEDGYYWITGRVDDVINVSGHRMGTAEVESALVAHPKVAEAAVVGYPHEIKGQGIYAYVTLIQGEEPTEELRKELVAWVRKEIGPIASPDLIQWSPGLPKTRSGKIMRRILRKIAENEFGALGDTSTLADPTVVEDLIENRMNRG; encoded by the coding sequence CTTTCCCGTTCCCGCCGAATTCGCCAAGCAAGCCCTGATCGACGAGAAGACCTACCAGGAATGGTATGCGCGCTCGGTCAACGATCCGGATGGCTTCTGGGGCGAACACGGCAAGCGCCTGGATTGGATCAAGCCCTACACCAAGGTCAAGGAAGTCTCCTACACCGGCGACGTCTCCATCAACTGGTTCGCCGACGGCACCTTGAACGTGGCTGCCAATTGCCTGGACCGTCACTTGGCCAAGCGCGGCGACCAGACCGCCATCATCTGGGAAGGCGACGACCCGAACGATTCCAAGCACGTCACCTATCGTGAGCTGCACGAGCAGGTTTGCCGCCTGTCCAACGTGATGACCGATCTGGGCGTCAAGAAGGGCGATCGCGTCACCATCTATCTGCCGATGATCGTGGAAGCCGCCGTCGCCATGCTGGCCTGCGCCCGCGTCGGCGCCATCCATTCCATCGTTTTCGGCGGTTTCTCGCCCGACGCCCTGGCCGGCCGTATCCAGGATTGCGACAGCTCGCTGGTCATCACCGCCGACGAAGGTCTGCGCGGTGGCCGCAAGGTGCCGCTGAAGGCCAATGTCGACAAGGCGCTGGAAACCTGCTGGTCGGTCAAGAACGTCCTGGTGGTCAAGCGCACCGGCGGCAACATCCACATGGTCACCGGTCGTGACCATTGGTACGAAGAGCTGACCGCCAAGGCCGGCGCCACCCACACCGCCGTGGAAATGAACGCGGAAGACCCGCTGTTCATCCTTTACACCTCGGGCTCGACCGGCAAGCCCAAGGGCGTGCTGCACACCACCGGCGGCTATCTGTGCTATGCCTCCATGACCCATCAGTACGTCTTCGACTATCATGAAGGCGACGTCTATTGGTGCACCGCCGACGTGGGTTGGGTCACCGGCCACTCCTACATCGTCTATGGCCCGCTGGCCAATGGCGCCATCACCTTGATGTTCGAAGGCATCCCGACCTATCCCGACGCCTCGCGCTTCTGGCAGGTGGTCGACAAGCACAAGGTCAACATCTTCTACACCGCGCCGACCGCCATCCGTTCGCTGATGCGCGAAGGCGAGGAAATGGTCAAGAAGACCAGCCGGTCCAGCCTGCGTCTGTTGGGTTCGGTGGGCGAGCCCATCAACCCGGAAGCTTGGCTGTGGTACCACCGCGTCGTCGGCGACAACCGTTGCCCGATCGTCGACACCTGGTGGCAGACCGAAACCGGCGGCATCCTGATCACGCCGTTGCCGGGTGCCACCGCGCTGAAGCCCGGCTCGGCCACCCGTCCGTTCTTCGGCGTCAAGCCGGTGATGGTCGATGCCGAAGGCAAGGTGCTGGAAGGCGCCGTCGAAGGCAATCTGTGCTTGGCCGAACCCGGTTGGCCCGGCCAGATGCGCACCATTTTCGGTGACCACAAGCGCTTCGGCGAAACCTACTTCTCCACCTATCCCGGCTACTACTTCACCGGTGACGGCGCCCGTCGCGATGAGGACGGCTATTACTGGATCACCGGTCGCGTCGATGACGTGATCAACGTGTCCGGTCACCGCATGGGCACCGCCGAGGTGGAATCCGCCCTGGTCGCCCATCCCAAGGTGGCCGAGGCCGCCGTGGTCGGTTACCCGCACGAGATCAAGGGCCAGGGCATCTATGCCTATGTCACCCTGATCCAGGGCGAAGAGCCGACCGAGGAACTGCGCAAGGAACTGGTGGCCTGGGTCCGTAAGGAAATCGGCCCGATCGCCAGCCCCGACCTGATCCAGTGGTCGCCGGGCCTGCCCAAGACCCGTTCGGGCAAGATCATGCGCCGCATTCTGCGCAAGATCGCCGAGAACGAGTTCGGCGCGCTGGGCGACACCTCGACCCTGGCCGATCCGACCGTGGTCGA